A DNA window from Mycolicibacter terrae contains the following coding sequences:
- a CDS encoding DoxX family protein — protein sequence MSVLTSPKTYQGLAAFQAADAVACAIPVPFIAKALDTVQCPQQVRPILPIVKVASAVGLLSVNRFPVLARLTTAALTLYFVLAVGAHVRVRDSIPNTVPAASFLALFAAMTLRPVRR from the coding sequence ATGAGCGTTCTGACCTCGCCGAAGACATACCAGGGCCTGGCCGCCTTCCAGGCCGCCGACGCGGTGGCGTGCGCCATCCCGGTGCCCTTCATCGCCAAAGCACTCGACACCGTCCAGTGCCCCCAGCAGGTCCGCCCGATCCTGCCGATCGTCAAGGTCGCCTCGGCGGTCGGCCTGCTGTCGGTGAACCGGTTCCCGGTGCTGGCCCGACTCACCACCGCGGCGTTGACGCTGTATTTCGTGCTCGCCGTGGGCGCCCACGTCCGAGTCCGCGACAGCATCCCCAACACCGTCCCGGCCGCATCGTTTCTGGCGCTGTTCGCGGCGATGACGCTGCGGCCGGTCCGCCGCTAG
- a CDS encoding PaaI family thioesterase, which yields MSDGGPEQLDPDYASHGGFPDFAVVDPSPGFARFVTTMRRLQDLAVSTDPDDTTWDDAADRVEQLVGLLEKFPAPQAVAPAGRAPSLPGMGSLLLPPWRLTRFEPDGVSMQGRFSRFHVGGNSAVHGGVLPLLFDWMFGMVVHAANRPISRTAFLHVDYRKVTPIDTPLLVHGRIEKAEGRKAFIGAELTDTDGTVLAEAQGLMVRLLPGQP from the coding sequence GTGAGCGACGGTGGGCCCGAGCAGCTCGATCCCGATTACGCCAGCCACGGCGGGTTCCCCGACTTCGCGGTCGTCGACCCGAGCCCGGGTTTCGCGCGGTTCGTCACCACGATGCGGCGCCTGCAGGACCTGGCGGTGTCCACCGACCCCGACGACACCACCTGGGATGACGCCGCCGACCGGGTCGAGCAACTGGTCGGGCTGCTGGAGAAGTTCCCGGCGCCGCAGGCGGTCGCCCCGGCCGGGCGCGCGCCGTCGCTGCCGGGCATGGGCAGCCTGCTGCTGCCACCGTGGCGCCTCACCCGGTTCGAGCCCGACGGTGTCTCGATGCAGGGGCGATTCAGCCGGTTCCACGTGGGCGGTAACTCCGCGGTGCACGGCGGCGTGCTGCCGCTGCTGTTCGACTGGATGTTCGGGATGGTGGTGCACGCCGCGAACCGCCCGATCAGCCGGACGGCGTTCTTGCACGTCGACTACCGCAAGGTCACCCCGATCGACACCCCACTGCTGGTGCACGGCCGGATCGAGAAGGCCGAGGGGCGCAAGGCGTTCATCGGCGCAGAACTCACCGACACCGACGGCACCGTGCTCGCCGAAGCGCAGGGCCTGATGGTGCGGCTGCTGCCCGGGCAGCCCTAG
- a CDS encoding glycoside hydrolase family 76 protein produces the protein MDLLWANRAESAEAAVTARHLKPLWHLPGTQLGVVAWPPIRRAPHWHYWWQAHLLDCLVDAQLRDPQPERVTRIKRQLRSHRLRNVFRWGNAYYDDMAWLALAIQRAGAVTGIDRHRALRTLTRELTDSWMPEAGGGIPWRKDEQFTEPFFNAPANGPAGIFLAREPGWLERAREMGDWIDATLIDPDTHLVFDGIRAGSLVRAQYTYCQGVVLGLETELAARTGAPDSARHAARVHRLVAAVHSQMAPGGVLKGAGGGDGGLFAGITARYLALVATDLPGDSAADTAARGTAAELVLASARSAWDYRQSVDGLPLFGAFWDRPADLPRADGAVATSVAGAVYESEVPERDLSVQLSGWMLMEAAHAVASARPSGLTPESAC, from the coding sequence ATGGATCTGCTATGGGCGAATCGGGCCGAGAGTGCCGAGGCTGCTGTCACCGCGAGACACCTCAAGCCGCTCTGGCATCTGCCGGGCACCCAGCTGGGCGTGGTGGCCTGGCCGCCGATCCGGCGCGCCCCGCACTGGCACTACTGGTGGCAGGCGCACCTGCTGGACTGCCTGGTCGACGCGCAGCTGCGGGACCCGCAACCCGAACGGGTGACCCGGATCAAACGGCAGCTCCGCAGCCACCGGCTGCGCAACGTGTTCCGTTGGGGCAACGCCTATTACGACGACATGGCGTGGCTGGCGCTGGCGATCCAGCGGGCCGGCGCCGTCACCGGTATCGACCGGCACCGTGCGCTGCGCACCCTGACCCGCGAGCTGACCGACTCCTGGATGCCCGAGGCCGGCGGCGGGATCCCCTGGCGGAAGGACGAACAGTTCACCGAGCCCTTTTTCAATGCCCCCGCCAACGGCCCGGCCGGGATCTTCCTGGCCCGCGAACCCGGTTGGCTGGAGCGCGCGAGGGAGATGGGCGACTGGATCGATGCCACCCTGATCGACCCGGACACGCACCTGGTGTTCGACGGCATCAGGGCCGGCTCGCTGGTGCGGGCGCAGTACACCTACTGCCAGGGCGTGGTGCTCGGCCTGGAGACCGAGCTGGCGGCGCGCACCGGAGCGCCAGACAGCGCGCGGCACGCCGCCCGCGTCCACCGGCTGGTCGCCGCGGTGCACTCGCAGATGGCTCCCGGCGGGGTGCTCAAGGGCGCCGGGGGCGGCGACGGCGGCCTGTTCGCCGGGATCACCGCCCGGTACCTGGCGTTGGTGGCCACCGATCTGCCGGGCGATTCCGCTGCCGACACCGCGGCCAGGGGCACCGCCGCCGAGCTGGTGCTGGCGTCGGCGAGGTCGGCGTGGGATTACCGGCAGTCGGTGGACGGGCTGCCGCTGTTCGGGGCGTTCTGGGACCGGCCCGCCGATCTGCCCCGGGCCGACGGCGCGGTGGCCACCTCCGTCGCGGGGGCCGTCTACGAGTCCGAGGTGCCCGAACGCGACCTCTCGGTGCAGCTGTCGGGCTGGATGCTGATGGAGGCCGCCCACGCGGTGGCGTCGGCCCGCCCGAGCGGACTTACTCCGGAGTCGGCGTGCTGA
- a CDS encoding site-2 protease family protein, with product MNVSPLRGEAVRPSPVFLALVAVTAVGGVLAWRAAADIAPLAYTGVFVFVIAGWLVSLCLHEFGHAFTAWRFGDRGVEMRGYLTLNPLRYTHPGLSLVLPMLFIALGGIGLPGGAVYLHTSFMTPLRRTLVSLAGPTANLVLAVLLLGATRAFYDPAHPVFFSGVAFLGFLQVTAVVLNLLPVPGLDGYGALEPHLSPQTRRAVAPFQQWGLLVLLVLLISSPALNAKFFGMVLWFFDLFGVPRLLVSWGLSLTQFWNGWF from the coding sequence GTGAATGTCAGCCCGCTGCGCGGCGAGGCGGTACGGCCCAGCCCGGTCTTCCTGGCACTGGTGGCCGTGACCGCCGTCGGCGGCGTGCTGGCCTGGCGGGCGGCCGCCGACATCGCGCCACTGGCCTACACCGGTGTGTTCGTGTTCGTCATCGCCGGCTGGCTGGTGTCGCTGTGCCTGCACGAGTTCGGCCACGCCTTCACCGCCTGGCGATTCGGCGACCGCGGCGTCGAGATGCGCGGCTATCTGACGCTGAACCCGCTGCGCTACACCCATCCGGGGTTGTCGCTGGTGCTGCCGATGCTGTTCATCGCCCTGGGCGGCATCGGCCTGCCGGGCGGTGCGGTGTACCTGCACACCTCGTTCATGACGCCATTGCGGCGCACCCTGGTCAGCCTGGCGGGCCCGACGGCCAACCTGGTGCTGGCGGTGCTGCTGCTGGGCGCCACCCGGGCGTTCTACGACCCCGCGCATCCGGTGTTCTTCTCCGGGGTGGCGTTCCTGGGTTTCCTGCAGGTCACCGCGGTGGTGCTGAACCTGCTGCCGGTGCCCGGGCTGGACGGCTACGGCGCGCTGGAGCCGCACCTGAGCCCCCAGACCCGCCGCGCCGTGGCGCCGTTTCAGCAGTGGGGCCTGTTGGTGCTGCTGGTCCTGCTGATCTCGTCGCCCGCCTTGAACGCAAAGTTCTTCGGCATGGTGCTGTGGTTCTTCGACCTGTTCGGGGTGCCGCGCCTGCTGGTTTCGTGGGGGTTGTCGCTGACGCAGTTCTGGAACGGCTGGTTCTGA
- a CDS encoding TrmH family RNA methyltransferase, with protein sequence MDHLVNDAVDHPGPTEWFPPANGVGPWPGEPPADPRYDPELLRDGDARNVVDAYRYWTREAIIADIDRRRHALHVAIENFGHDANIGSVVRTANAFAVHTVHIVGRRRWNRRGAMVTDRYQRLQHHNDVAGLLDFAARQGLTVVAVDNVAGAVRLEQTTLPADCLLVFGSEGPGISDEMRAGADVLVSIAQFGSTRSINVGVAAGIVMHAWIAQHGNLDQAW encoded by the coding sequence ATGGACCACCTCGTGAACGACGCGGTGGATCATCCCGGCCCCACCGAGTGGTTCCCGCCCGCCAACGGTGTCGGGCCGTGGCCGGGTGAGCCGCCGGCCGACCCACGTTACGACCCGGAGCTGCTCCGGGACGGCGATGCCCGCAACGTCGTCGACGCCTACCGCTACTGGACCCGCGAGGCGATCATCGCCGACATCGACCGGCGGCGGCACGCGCTTCACGTCGCGATCGAGAACTTCGGGCATGACGCCAACATCGGCTCGGTGGTGCGCACCGCCAACGCGTTCGCCGTGCACACCGTGCACATCGTCGGGCGGCGGCGCTGGAACCGGCGCGGCGCCATGGTCACCGACCGTTACCAGCGGCTGCAACACCACAACGACGTGGCCGGACTGCTCGACTTCGCTGCGCGACAGGGCCTGACGGTGGTCGCGGTGGACAACGTCGCCGGGGCGGTGCGCCTGGAGCAGACCACATTGCCGGCCGACTGCCTGCTGGTGTTCGGCTCCGAGGGGCCCGGCATCAGCGACGAGATGCGCGCGGGCGCCGATGTGCTGGTGTCGATCGCCCAGTTCGGCTCGACCCGCAGCATCAACGTCGGGGTGGCCGCCGGGATCGTGATGCACGCCTGGATAGCCCAGCATGGGAACCTCGACCAGGCCTGGTAG
- a CDS encoding adenylosuccinate synthase has product MPAIVVIGAQWGDEGKGKATDLLGERVQWVVRYQGGNNAGHTVVLPTGENFALHLIPSGVLTPHVTNIIGNGVVVDPGVLLEELAGLERRGVDTSRLLISADAHLLMPYHVAIDKVTERYMGSKKIGTTGRGIGPCYQDKIARIGIRVADVLDETSLAQKIEAALDFKNQVLVKIYNRKALEPQQVLEDLLAQAEGFKHRIADTALLLGAALDRGENVLLEGSQGTLLDVDHGTYPYVTSSNPTAGGAAVGSGVGPTRITTVLGILKAYTTRVGSGPFPTELFDAKGEYLSKTGGEVGVTTGRRRRCGWFDAVIARYATRVNGITDYFLTKLDVLSSLETVPVCVGYTVDGKRTDELPMTQEEFARAVPVYEELPGWWEDISTARTFEELPANARDYVSRLEDIAGAQVSCIGVGPGREQTIVRRDVVRDHT; this is encoded by the coding sequence ATGCCGGCAATCGTCGTCATCGGCGCCCAATGGGGTGACGAGGGCAAAGGAAAAGCCACCGACCTACTCGGCGAACGAGTGCAGTGGGTGGTGCGCTACCAGGGCGGCAACAATGCCGGCCACACCGTTGTGCTGCCCACCGGGGAGAACTTCGCGTTGCACCTGATCCCCTCGGGGGTGCTGACGCCGCACGTCACCAACATCATCGGCAACGGTGTGGTGGTCGATCCCGGGGTGCTGCTCGAGGAGCTGGCCGGGCTGGAACGGCGCGGCGTGGACACCTCGAGGCTGCTGATCTCCGCTGATGCGCACCTGCTGATGCCCTATCACGTCGCCATCGACAAGGTGACCGAGCGCTACATGGGCAGCAAGAAGATCGGCACCACCGGCCGCGGCATCGGGCCCTGCTATCAGGATAAGATCGCCCGGATCGGGATCCGGGTCGCCGACGTGCTCGACGAGACGTCGCTGGCGCAGAAGATCGAGGCGGCCCTGGACTTCAAGAACCAGGTGCTGGTCAAGATCTACAACCGCAAAGCGCTGGAACCGCAGCAGGTCCTCGAAGATCTGCTGGCGCAGGCCGAGGGTTTCAAGCACCGCATCGCCGACACCGCCCTGCTGTTGGGCGCCGCGCTGGACCGCGGCGAGAACGTGTTGCTGGAAGGCTCGCAGGGCACCCTGCTCGACGTCGACCACGGCACCTACCCGTACGTGACGTCTTCCAACCCGACCGCCGGCGGCGCAGCCGTGGGCTCCGGCGTCGGGCCGACCCGCATCACCACGGTGCTGGGCATCCTGAAGGCCTACACCACCCGGGTCGGCTCGGGGCCGTTCCCCACCGAGTTGTTCGACGCCAAGGGCGAATACCTGTCCAAGACCGGCGGCGAGGTCGGGGTGACCACCGGGCGCCGGCGGCGGTGCGGCTGGTTCGACGCGGTGATCGCCCGCTACGCCACCCGGGTCAACGGCATCACCGACTACTTCCTGACCAAACTCGACGTGCTGTCTTCCCTGGAGACCGTGCCGGTCTGCGTCGGCTACACCGTCGACGGCAAACGCACCGACGAGCTGCCGATGACCCAGGAGGAATTCGCCCGCGCCGTACCGGTTTACGAAGAACTGCCGGGCTGGTGGGAGGACATCTCCACGGCACGTACCTTCGAGGAGCTGCCCGCCAACGCGCGCGACTACGTGTCGCGGCTGGAAGATATTGCCGGAGCGCAGGTTTCGTGCATCGGTGTCGGACCCGGTCGCGAGCAGACCATTGTGCGCCGCGATGTCGTGCGGGACCACACGTGA
- a CDS encoding peptidase M50, which translates to MNATNGPEIAVLQFAGRPLPRPLRGLPTVQVHDDAAAAEAVDAAIDRFRRLVVVGGDAELARVLTRLLRADRLDVEVGYAPPRRTPATRAYRLPAGWRGARRARRGAAVAVPLIRDDAGTVLAGAGRWVPVDGNVVLRGEGIVDDATVFDGDAAGVLIEPLGTAPGLRAGIPSRRGRVRRWVSGRAAQLGTTGALVVRDGVYGTRTVKRSTFYRHIEDWLLVR; encoded by the coding sequence TTGAACGCCACCAACGGCCCTGAAATCGCCGTTCTGCAGTTTGCCGGGCGGCCGCTGCCCCGCCCGTTGCGGGGGCTTCCGACGGTGCAAGTCCACGACGACGCGGCCGCCGCGGAGGCGGTAGACGCCGCGATCGACCGATTCCGCCGGCTGGTGGTGGTGGGCGGTGACGCCGAGCTGGCGCGGGTGCTGACCCGGCTGCTGCGCGCCGACCGGCTGGATGTCGAGGTGGGCTACGCGCCGCCGCGGCGCACCCCCGCTACCAGGGCCTACCGGCTCCCGGCCGGCTGGCGGGGGGCGCGGCGTGCCCGCCGGGGCGCCGCCGTCGCGGTGCCGCTGATCCGCGACGACGCCGGGACGGTGCTGGCCGGTGCGGGCCGCTGGGTGCCGGTGGACGGCAACGTGGTGCTGCGCGGTGAGGGCATCGTCGACGACGCGACCGTCTTCGACGGCGACGCGGCCGGGGTGCTCATCGAGCCGCTCGGCACCGCACCGGGGCTGCGGGCCGGGATCCCGTCGCGGCGCGGCCGGGTGCGCCGCTGGGTGAGCGGCCGGGCGGCGCAACTGGGCACCACCGGGGCGCTGGTGGTGCGCGACGGGGTTTATGGCACCCGCACGGTGAAGCGGTCCACCTTCTATCGGCACATCGAGGACTGGTTGTTGGTCCGATAG
- a CDS encoding DUF3151 domain-containing protein produces the protein MTLSGDLLRPDPILLPGDPDAEADLRANQNPTIVAAAHPAASVAWAALAEAALAEDKAVTAYAYARTGYHRGLDQLRRNGWKGYGPVPYEHEPNRGFLRCVAALARAADSIGETEELARCLDLLDDCDPGARSALGLS, from the coding sequence GTGACGCTCTCCGGTGATCTCCTCAGACCCGATCCGATCTTGCTGCCCGGCGACCCCGACGCTGAGGCCGACCTGCGGGCCAACCAGAACCCCACGATTGTCGCTGCCGCGCATCCGGCGGCCTCGGTCGCGTGGGCGGCGCTGGCCGAAGCGGCATTGGCCGAGGATAAGGCGGTCACCGCCTACGCCTACGCGCGCACCGGCTACCACCGGGGCCTGGACCAGCTGCGGCGCAACGGGTGGAAGGGCTACGGCCCGGTGCCCTACGAGCATGAACCCAACCGGGGCTTTCTGCGGTGTGTGGCCGCGCTGGCGCGGGCCGCCGATTCCATCGGGGAGACCGAGGAGCTGGCGCGCTGTCTGGATCTGCTCGACGATTGCGACCCCGGCGCCCGCTCGGCGCTGGGGCTGAGCTGA
- a CDS encoding DedA family protein yields the protein MSMTVAAMPHILDPMYWIGQGGVFEHAVLPAILVIVFVETGLLFPLLPGESLLVTGGLLAAAGNPDIWVLAPAVAIVAILGDQTGYFIGRRLGPALFKKEDSRFFKKHYVTDSHAFFEKYGPVAIILARFVPFARTFVPAIAGVSYMRYPVYLAFDIVGGILWGAGMTLTGYWLGTKVPGITDHLELIIIGILFVSLLPAIFSATKAYLARRQNRAVETPDDESALSTPTPE from the coding sequence ATGAGCATGACGGTGGCGGCGATGCCCCACATCTTGGACCCGATGTACTGGATCGGGCAGGGCGGGGTATTCGAGCACGCCGTACTGCCGGCCATCCTGGTGATCGTCTTCGTCGAAACCGGTCTGCTGTTTCCGCTGTTGCCGGGCGAATCGCTGCTGGTCACCGGTGGTCTGCTGGCCGCGGCGGGCAATCCCGACATCTGGGTGCTGGCGCCGGCGGTGGCGATCGTGGCGATCCTCGGCGATCAGACCGGCTACTTCATCGGCCGCCGTCTGGGGCCGGCACTGTTCAAGAAGGAGGATTCCCGCTTTTTCAAGAAGCACTATGTGACCGACTCACATGCCTTCTTCGAAAAATACGGCCCGGTGGCGATCATCCTGGCCCGCTTCGTGCCGTTCGCACGCACCTTCGTCCCGGCGATCGCCGGCGTGTCCTACATGCGCTACCCGGTCTATCTGGCCTTCGACATCGTCGGCGGGATTCTGTGGGGGGCCGGGATGACCCTGACCGGGTACTGGCTGGGTACCAAGGTGCCCGGCATCACCGACCACCTGGAATTGATCATCATCGGGATCCTGTTCGTCTCGCTGCTCCCGGCGATCTTCTCGGCGACCAAGGCCTACCTGGCGCGCCGGCAGAACCGCGCGGTCGAGACACCCGACGACGAGTCCGCGCTCAGCACGCCGACTCCGGAGTAA
- a CDS encoding Rv0361 family membrane protein has product MPNPSGPDRDDVPAPPASGHGPVGGDITSTGQPDGDDQVTEVHPVADSADEANAEAVTEVIATEAAPGAAGSAADGPTERRFTAPGFDAGQTEVIPSVGDADTALIGRQGEAGKAIPQQIPPRLGGRLPATVSRSWGWVMALILIILALAVIAVLGTLWLTRDERQAASQEERVRGTIQNFDVAMQTGDLAALRSLTCGDIRDRYVNYDQKAWDDTYRRIAAAKQYPVVASIDEVVVNDGHAEANVTAFMAYEPRVRSTRSFDLQFRDDQWKICQSHAG; this is encoded by the coding sequence ATGCCGAACCCATCCGGCCCCGACCGCGACGACGTCCCCGCCCCGCCCGCATCCGGTCACGGTCCCGTGGGCGGCGATATCACTTCGACCGGGCAGCCCGACGGCGACGACCAGGTCACCGAGGTCCACCCCGTCGCCGATTCCGCGGACGAGGCCAACGCCGAGGCCGTCACCGAGGTGATCGCCACCGAGGCCGCACCCGGAGCAGCCGGCTCCGCGGCGGACGGGCCTACGGAGCGCCGGTTCACCGCGCCCGGGTTCGACGCCGGGCAGACCGAGGTCATCCCGTCGGTGGGCGACGCCGACACCGCGTTGATCGGCCGGCAGGGCGAGGCGGGAAAGGCGATACCGCAACAGATTCCGCCGCGGCTGGGCGGCAGGCTGCCCGCGACCGTCTCACGCAGCTGGGGCTGGGTGATGGCGCTGATCCTGATCATCCTGGCGCTGGCCGTCATCGCGGTGCTGGGCACGTTGTGGCTGACCCGCGACGAGCGCCAGGCGGCCTCGCAGGAAGAGCGGGTCCGCGGCACCATCCAGAACTTCGACGTCGCCATGCAGACCGGCGACCTGGCCGCGCTGCGCAGCCTGACCTGCGGCGACATCCGCGACCGCTACGTCAACTACGACCAGAAGGCCTGGGACGACACCTACCGCCGGATCGCGGCGGCCAAGCAGTACCCGGTGGTCGCCAGCATCGACGAGGTCGTCGTCAACGACGGGCACGCCGAAGCCAACGTCACCGCGTTCATGGCCTACGAGCCGCGGGTCCGCTCGACCCGCAGCTTCGACCTGCAGTTCCGCGACGACCAGTGGAAGATCTGCCAGTCACACGCCGGGTGA
- the pyrE gene encoding orotate phosphoribosyltransferase: MGALNSGERDELAALVRELSVVHGRVTLSSGAEADYYVDLRRSTLHHRAGALIGRLVRQLTDDWDYVAVGGLTLGADPVATAVMHAPGRPIDAFVVRKSVKTHGMQRLIEGADVSGRPVLVVEDTSTTGGSALTAVRAVRDAGGHVVGVATVVDRATGAAEAIEAEGVPYRSVLGLAELGLG, encoded by the coding sequence GTGGGCGCACTTAACAGCGGCGAACGCGACGAACTTGCCGCGCTGGTGCGCGAGCTGTCGGTGGTACACGGCCGCGTGACCCTGTCCTCGGGCGCCGAAGCCGACTACTACGTCGACCTGCGCCGCTCCACCCTGCACCACCGGGCCGGCGCCCTGATCGGCCGGCTGGTCCGCCAGCTCACCGACGACTGGGACTACGTCGCGGTGGGCGGGTTGACCCTGGGCGCGGACCCGGTCGCGACCGCCGTCATGCACGCCCCGGGACGGCCGATCGACGCCTTCGTGGTGCGTAAGTCGGTGAAAACCCATGGCATGCAACGCCTTATCGAAGGCGCCGATGTCTCCGGCCGTCCGGTGCTCGTGGTCGAGGACACCAGCACCACCGGCGGCTCGGCGCTGACCGCGGTGCGTGCGGTGCGCGACGCCGGCGGGCACGTCGTCGGGGTGGCCACCGTGGTGGACCGCGCCACCGGAGCGGCGGAGGCCATCGAGGCCGAGGGTGTGCCCTACCGCAGCGTGCTCGGCCTGGCCGAGCTCGGACTGGGCTGA
- the fbaA gene encoding class II fructose-bisphosphate aldolase, translating to MPIATPEIYAEMLGRAKENSYAFPAINCTSSETINAAIKGFADAGSDGIIQFSTGGAEFGSGLGVKDMVAGAVALAEFTHVIAAKYPINVALHTDHCPKDKLDGFVRPLLAISTERVKAGNNPLFQSHMWDGSAVPIDENLSIAKELLAKAEAANIILEIEIGVVGGEEDGVEAEINEKLYTTPEDFEKTIDALGIGDHGEYLLAATFGNVHGVYKPGNVKLRPDILGEGQKVAAAKLGLAAGSKPFNFVFHGGSGSLKSEIEEALQHGVVKMNVDTDTQYAFTRPIAAHMFTNYDGVLKIDGEVGNKKTYDPRSYLKKAEAAMTERVIEACNDLHSAGKALG from the coding sequence ATGCCTATCGCCACCCCTGAGATCTACGCCGAGATGTTGGGCCGCGCCAAGGAGAATTCCTACGCGTTCCCGGCGATCAACTGCACGTCGTCGGAGACCATCAACGCCGCGATCAAGGGCTTCGCCGACGCCGGCAGCGACGGCATCATCCAGTTCTCCACCGGCGGCGCGGAGTTCGGCTCCGGGCTCGGTGTCAAGGACATGGTGGCCGGCGCGGTGGCGCTGGCCGAGTTCACCCACGTGATCGCCGCCAAGTACCCGATCAACGTGGCCCTGCACACCGACCACTGCCCGAAGGACAAGCTGGACGGATTCGTGCGTCCGCTGCTGGCGATCTCGACCGAACGGGTCAAAGCCGGCAACAACCCGCTGTTCCAGTCGCACATGTGGGACGGCTCAGCCGTGCCGATCGACGAGAACCTGTCCATCGCCAAGGAGCTGCTGGCCAAGGCGGAGGCCGCCAACATCATCCTGGAGATCGAGATCGGCGTCGTCGGCGGCGAAGAGGACGGTGTGGAAGCCGAGATCAATGAGAAGCTCTACACCACCCCGGAGGACTTCGAGAAGACCATCGACGCCCTCGGCATCGGCGACCACGGCGAGTACCTGCTCGCCGCGACCTTCGGCAACGTGCACGGTGTCTACAAGCCCGGCAACGTCAAGCTGCGTCCCGACATCCTCGGCGAGGGCCAGAAGGTGGCGGCGGCCAAGCTGGGTCTGGCGGCCGGCTCCAAGCCGTTCAACTTCGTCTTCCACGGCGGCTCGGGCTCGCTGAAGTCCGAGATCGAAGAGGCGTTGCAGCACGGCGTGGTGAAGATGAACGTCGACACCGACACCCAGTACGCGTTCACCCGCCCGATCGCCGCGCACATGTTCACCAACTACGACGGGGTGCTCAAGATCGACGGCGAGGTCGGCAACAAGAAGACCTACGACCCGCGCAGCTACCTCAAGAAGGCCGAAGCCGCCATGACCGAGCGGGTCATCGAGGCCTGCAACGACCTGCACAGCGCCGGCAAGGCCCTGGGCTGA
- a CDS encoding cation diffusion facilitator family transporter has protein sequence MATGHDHRRTDSRLSRMVIGAVILTAFFAIELTTAVVINSIALLADAGHLLTDLAALFMGVAAVVLARRGSASPSRTYGWHRAEVFTAVANAVLLIGMATFILTEAIRRIGTAPDVPGVPMIVVAVAGMAVNTGVALLLRSHATDSLAVRGAYMEVVADTVGSVGVLIAGVVTVTTGWPYADVVVAVFVALWVLPRAFALAGAALRILSEASPSHIDVNELRAALAAVDGVTDVHDLHVWTLVPGQDMATAHLRADTDPGRVLGQARAVLAARGLTHATVQVEPPGQGGDCPIGC, from the coding sequence ATGGCCACCGGTCACGATCACCGTCGCACCGACTCCCGGCTGTCCCGGATGGTCATCGGGGCGGTGATCCTGACCGCGTTCTTCGCCATCGAGCTGACCACGGCGGTGGTGATCAACTCGATCGCGCTGCTCGCCGACGCCGGGCACCTGCTCACCGACCTGGCCGCCCTGTTCATGGGGGTGGCGGCGGTGGTGCTGGCCCGCCGCGGCAGCGCCTCGCCGTCGCGCACCTACGGCTGGCACCGCGCCGAGGTGTTCACCGCGGTGGCCAACGCGGTGCTGCTGATCGGGATGGCGACGTTCATCCTCACCGAGGCGATCCGCCGGATCGGCACCGCACCGGATGTGCCCGGTGTGCCGATGATCGTCGTCGCGGTCGCCGGCATGGCCGTCAACACCGGGGTGGCCCTGCTGTTGCGCTCGCACGCGACGGACAGCCTCGCGGTGCGCGGCGCCTACATGGAGGTGGTCGCCGACACCGTCGGCAGCGTGGGAGTGTTGATCGCCGGTGTCGTCACGGTGACCACCGGCTGGCCCTACGCCGACGTGGTCGTCGCCGTGTTCGTCGCGTTGTGGGTGCTGCCGCGGGCGTTCGCGCTGGCCGGCGCCGCGCTACGGATCCTGTCGGAGGCATCGCCGAGCCACATCGACGTCAACGAACTGCGGGCGGCGCTGGCCGCCGTCGACGGGGTCACCGATGTCCACGACCTCCACGTCTGGACGCTGGTTCCGGGCCAGGACATGGCCACCGCTCACCTGCGCGCCGACACCGACCCCGGCCGGGTGCTCGGCCAGGCGCGTGCGGTACTGGCCGCTCGCGGACTGACCCATGCCACCGTCCAGGTGGAGCCGCCCGGACAGGGCGGCGACTGCCCCATCGGATGCTGA